Part of the Methanotorris formicicus Mc-S-70 genome, TATACTTTATTTTTGTTATTTATAACACACTTATTTATTTATATCGTATAAAAATCATCATTATTTTAAAAAAATGAGGAGGATAAGCATGAATCCATCGGAAGTTCCAAGTTATGTAAGAGATGTTTTGATGAAACACCATAAATGGATGAAAGAGAGTATAAAGTTGATTGCAAGTGAAAATATTGCAAGTAGGGCTGTTAGAGAGGCGTGTGCAAGTGACTTCGCTCATAGATATGCAGAAGGTTTGCCAGGAAAGAGGTTGTATCAAGGATGTAAATACATTGATATGGTTGAAGAATTAGCAATAGAGTTAGCAAAAGATGTGTTTAATGCAGAGCATGCCAATGTCCAACCAACAAGCGGAGTTGTTGCAAACCTCGCTGTATTTTTCGCTGAGACAAAACCAGGAGATACATTAATGGCAATGGATGTTCCTAATGGAGGACATATAAGCCACTGGAAAGTTAGTGCTGCTGGAATTAGGGGTTTAAAAATAGTTCCACATCCATTTGATGAAAAAGAAATGAACATTGATGTCGATAAGATGATAAAAGAAATTTATGAACACAAGCCAAAATTAATATTATTCGGTGGAAGTTTATTCCTCTTCCCACACCCAGTTAAAGAGGCAGTTGATGCTGCAAAAGAGATTGGAGCAAAAATTGCCTACGATGGGGCACATGTATTAGGATTGATTGCAGGAAAACAGTTTCAAGACCCATTGAGAGAGGGGGCTGATTACCTAATGGGTAGTACACATAAAACATTCTTCGGTCCTCAAGGTGGGGTAATATTAACTAAAAAAGAATACGCTGAAAAGATTGATGAGAAAGTATTCCCAGGAGTTGTTAGTAACCA contains:
- the glyA gene encoding bifunctional serine hydroxymethyltransferase/L-allo-threonine aldolase, whose translation is MNPSEVPSYVRDVLMKHHKWMKESIKLIASENIASRAVREACASDFAHRYAEGLPGKRLYQGCKYIDMVEELAIELAKDVFNAEHANVQPTSGVVANLAVFFAETKPGDTLMAMDVPNGGHISHWKVSAAGIRGLKIVPHPFDEKEMNIDVDKMIKEIYEHKPKLILFGGSLFLFPHPVKEAVDAAKEIGAKIAYDGAHVLGLIAGKQFQDPLREGADYLMGSTHKTFFGPQGGVILTKKEYAEKIDEKVFPGVVSNHHLHHKAGLAIALAEAKEFGEAYAKQVIKNAKALAQALYERGFNVLCEEKGFTESHQVVLDIVGSKDISFSASELAKMYEDANIILNKNLLPWDDVNKSDDPSGIRLGTQECTRLGMKESEMEEIAEFMKRIAIDKEDVKKVREDVKEFAKEYSTVHYSFDGGDAFEYIKF